In Silene latifolia isolate original U9 population chromosome 3, ASM4854445v1, whole genome shotgun sequence, a single window of DNA contains:
- the LOC141646126 gene encoding putative protein phosphatase 2C 38, which translates to MVLSFCWKPFWESSLVDEKRDPKGKVKGLMWYKDLGEHVNGEFSMAVMQANGVIEDQCQLESGAFSSLNQGPFGTFVGVYDGHGGPQAAYFTNNNLFLNFKRFVCEHQEVSEEVVKKAFLETDDEFISIVRKQWNQKPHIASQGSCCLVGIICNGHLFVANAGDSRVVLGRTERYSRGLRAMQLSTDHNAKMETERDELHSLHPHDPDIVVQKHKVWRVKGIIQVTRSIGDSYLKSTEFNREPLPAKYRVPEPYMKPILRADPSISVLKLQPEDRFLIFASDGLWEHLTNQEAVDIVDNNPRNGIAKRLIKAALHQAAKKREMRYCDLKKIDAGVRRHFHDDITVIVIFLDQIQVNRSSFINSPFSVRGGGQFEG; encoded by the exons ATGGTGTTGTCTTTTTGTTGGAAGCCATTTTGGGAAAGTAGTTtagttgatgagaaaagagacccTAAAGGAAAAGTTAAAGGGTTAATGTGGTATAAGGATTTAGGAGAACATGTTAATGGAGAGTTTTCAATGGCAGTGATGCAAGCAAACGGAGTAATTGAAGATCAATGTCAACTCGAATCGGGGGCGTTTAGCTCCTTGAATCAAGGTCCTTTTGGGACCTTTGTTGGCGTATATGACGGACACGGAGGACCACAAGCAGCTTACTTTACCAATAATAACTTATTCCTCAATTTTAAAA GGTTTGTATGTGAACATCAGGAGGTATCAGAAGAAGTAGTAAAGAAGGCATTCTTGGAAACGGACGATGAATTCATATCGATAGTGAGAAAACAATGGAACCAAAAGCCACATATAGCTTCACAAGGTTCATGTTGCTTGGTTGGAATTATATGTAACGGACACTTGTTTGTCGCAAATGCGGGTGATTCTAGGGTGGTTCTTGGGAGAACCGAGAGGTACTCAAGAGGTTTAAGAGCTATGCAACTGTCAACTGATCATAATGCTAAAATGGAAACAGAAAGAGATGAACTTCATTCACTACACCCTCATGATCCTGACATAGTTGTTCAAAAGCACAAGGTTTGGCGCGTCAAAGGCATCATTCAG GTAACAAGATCAATAGGAGATTCATATTTAAAGAGCACAGAATTCAACAGAGAGCCATTGCCAGCAAAGTACAGAGTACCAGAACCATATATGAAGCCAATACTGAGGGCAGATCCGTCAATATCAGTGTTAAAATTGCAGCCTGAAGATCGTTTTCTCATCTTTGCTTCTGACGGTTTGTGGGAGCATCTAACCAACCAAGAGGCAGTCGATATTGTTGACAATAACCCACGTAAT GGAATTGCAAAGAGGTTAATAAAAGCAGCACTTCATCAAGCAGCTAAGAAAAGAGAGATGAGATATTGTGACCTTAAAAAGATTGACGCGGGTGTTAGGAGACATTTTCACGACGACATTACAGTTATAGTGATCTTCCTTGATCAGATTCAAGTCAACAGGTCATCTTTCATAAACTCACCATTTTCAGTAAGAGGAGGAGGACAATTTGAAGGCTGA